CGCGCGTCCTCCCCCGCCTCGATCCGCACCTCGGCGTAGGCGTACGGGTCGACCTGGCCGAAGAGCGAGAGCTCCACCTCGCGCGGGAAGAAGCGGTTCTCCTGGCCCGCGAAGGTGCCGCCCCTCGCTTTCTCGACATTCGACTGGGTGAGGTTGCCGACGAAGTCGCCCGTGACACCGAGGTCGAAGAGGAGCTGGCCGGCGCCGCGCTGCTGGTAGAGCGAGAAGGGCTGGCGCGGCCGCGCGAGGTCGATGGCCGAGACACCCGGCGGCGCGGGTGGCGGCGCCGCGGCGGCCGGCGGGGCCGCGGGGGGCGCCGGCGGCCGGGGCGCGGCCTCGAGCTTCTGCAGGCGCTCCGACAGCGAGCGGAGCTGGTTCTGGAGCGCCTCGATTTCCTTTCGCAGCGCTTCCGCGTCCTGCCCGGCGGCGGGCGCGGACGCGAGCACGACACACGATAGCGCGAGCACGGGTGCCCAGGCACGCATGGTGGATCCTCCGTTCGATCGTTCATGGCCGCCCCGGCCGACGAGCGCCGCGGGCGAGCGGGCTACCGGAGCGGGCGGAGGAGGCTAGCGGGCCGGCGGAGCGCGGGAGTCGGAGAAGCGAAGAGGGGCGCCGGCGAGCCGGACGACGACCGGCGCCAGTGTGGCGACGAGCACGAGCACCGGGACCAGCGCGGGCGCCGCGTCGAGCTGCGCGGCGGCGGAGCCGAGCGCCGCCATCAGGCTGAGATCGTGCTCCTCGTTCCAGAGCCCGAGCTCGCCCGACGCGTGGAGGTGCGCGAGGCTCGCGCCCGCCAGGACGAAGGCGGCGAGACCGAGCAGCAGAAAGAGCGCCCTGAGCTTCGTCACAGCGTCACACGATACCTCACTTCACGCTGAACTCAAAACTCGATTCGACCACGTGACCGTCCACCGACACCACGCGGAACCTCACGACGTACCGGCCGGGCTCGAGCGCCGAGAGCGTCACCGAGAGCCGCCGCGGGTCGTCCGGCCCGACCGACACGTCGCCGTGGTCCACGCGCTCCCCCGCGGCGCTCACCACCGTGAGGCCGGAGTACGCGGGCTCGATGCGCTCGTTGAACCAGAGCTCGACGCGCGCGGGCGGGTGCGAGAGCACCGCCCGCCGCGCGGGCGACGACTTCACGAGAACCGCGTGCGCGCCGCCCGCCGCGGGCAGCGCTAAGACGAGCGCGGCGCCGAGCGCGAGCGCCCTCACGCGTCGGGCCCGCCGCGGGGCTCGCGCCCGCGCGTGAGGACCGCGACGATGACGACGACCAGCGCGCCGACGAGGAGCGCCAGGCCCGCGAAGACCAGGGCCGAGGCGAAGGGGCTGAGTGGCGCGTCGCTCAGCGGGCCGGCGTGGTCCGCCCAGGCGGTCGCGGCGGCGAGCGTCATTTCGACTTCTCGATCGCCGTCACGAGCACGTTCGGGGGCGCGCCCCTGAGCGTGAACCGCACCGCGTCGCCGATGCGGACCGACTCGACGACCTTCGGCGACGCGGCCCGGAAGCCCATGGTCATCGGCGGCATGTAGCCGGGGATCTCGCCGTGGGTGATCACGAGCACCCCGATCTCCGGGAGGATCGCGCGCACGACCCCCTCGACGCGCCATTCGCGCTCGACGCCCGAGACGGCCGCGGCCCGCGCGACGGCCAGCTCGCGCTCGAGCCGGGCGGCGCGGAGCCCCCAGAAGAGGTAGCCCCAGCCGAGCCCGAGGAGGAGGGCCAGGTTGATCAGCACCACCGCCTTCCACGTGCGCATCAGTGCACGTGCTCCTCGGGCGCCTGGGCCGCCGCCTTCTCCTCGTTGAGCTGCTGGATCGCGGCGAGCAGCGGATTCATCTCGCCGGCTTCGCCGCGGCTCTTCGCGATCGCCCGGATGTAGCCCTGCCGGTCGATCAGGAACTCGGCGTGCGGCGCGTTGGCGAAGAGCCCGTACGTCGTCACGATGTCCTGGGCGCCCTCGGTCGCCACGGGGAAGAGGATGCGCGGCGAGGCTCCGAGCCGCTTCAGCGCGTCCGCCGGCGCGTCCTCGGGGACCGCGATGATCTCGACGCCGAGCGTCGCGAGGATGTCGTAGTTCCGCGCCAGCTGGTCAAGGCGCGGGCGCGAGCCCGGGAGCGCGTAGAGCACGAGGAGCACGATCCGCCGCCCGCGGTACTCCTTGAGGGCCCGGGCGGGCGTGGGGCCGACGGCGAAGGTGAAGTCGGGCGCGACGAGCCACGGAGGCTCGGGTCCGACGGCGGGCCCGAGGGCGCGGGCCGCGTGGCCCGACGAGAGCGCGCGGAGGAAGTTGACGAGGTCCCAGCGCTGCTCCTCGGAGAGGGTCGCGCCGAAGGGCGGCATGCCAGCGCGAGGAATGCCGTGGGTGATCCACCAGAAGAGGTCCCCCGCCGTGTGCTGAGCGGTGTGGGGGGCGCGGAGGTCGGCGGGCGGCCGGGGCAGGCTCCGCCCCGCCGGGCCGTCGCCGGCGCCCGAGGCGCCGTGACAGACGGAGCAGCTCGTCCGGTACAGCGCGATGCCGGTCGCGATGGACGCCGCCTGGTAGGGGACCGACGGGCGGAGATAGGTCGTTGGGTAGGCGTCCACCGTGAGCGGCGGCAGCGCGAGCCCCGCTCCCGCCGCGAGGACGACCAGCGCGCCCGCCGCGAGCGGGAGCCGCCAGCCGCGGAGGAGCGGCGCCGCGAGGAGCCCGACGAGACCGATGACCGCCACCTGGCTCCCGACGAGCGCGCGGGTCGTGAGCGCGGGCGCGTTCTCGAGCGCCGCCGTCGTGAGGCGGAACGCGAACGGCCAGACGGGAGCCTCGTGGAGCCCGGGCGGTGTCGCGCTCATCACGGCGACGACGGCGAGGAGCGCCGCCGCGAGCGCGGCCTCGCCGCCGACGAAGCGCGCGAGCCGCCGCATCGCCGGGCGGCCGACCGTGGCCGCGTCGCCGCCGAGCCGTGGCAGGTGGCGCCGGCGGTTGGTCCACGCCAGCGCGAGGATCGGCAGGAGGAGCGCGAGCTTCAGGAGGAGCAGGCGGCCGTACGGCGTGCCGACGAGGGCCGCGACGGTCCCGACGTAGAGCACGGCGTTGATCGTGCCCGACGCGACCAGGACGAGCACGGCGGCGAGCGCCGTGCGCGAGAAGCGCCGGGCCGCGAGGACCGCGTACGGGCGCGCGTCGGCGCCGTCCTCGCGTCCCGCGGCCCGCAGGAGGAGCAGGAGCGGCAGGAGCCCGCCCGCCCACACGCCGGCGGCGAGGAGGTGGAGGCCGTCCACGGCGAGGGCGCGCGCGGTGTCGGGCTCGACGGCGGCGGCGTGGCCGGAGGCGCTGACGAGGACGAGCGCGGCGGCGCCGAGCAGCGCGGCCTCGCCGCGCGCGGCCTGCCAGTCGCTCGCCCGCTCGACGCCCCAGCGTACGACCAGGAACGCGCCGAGCAGCAGGAGGAGGCCCTGGCGCACGAGCCACACGTGGCCGCTCTGCGTCTCGAGGAGGACGCGCGCGAGCGCGGCGGGCTCGAGCGCGGCCGCCGTGCGGCCCTCGAAGCTCGCCGTCTGGGCGGCGAGCACCGCGAGGCCCGTCGCGAGCGTCAGGAGCGCGGCTGCGCGCGAGAGCGCGAGGACGCGGGACTCCCAGCGGAGCGCCGTGGGGCGGTCGCTCTTGCCGGCGAGCAGGATCGTCGCCGCCGCGCCGACGAGGAGGACGAGGCCCGTGAGGTGGATGAAGCGCGCGGCGAGCCCGAACGCGAACACCCGGCTAGTGTACCGGATGGCAGGAACCGTGTTTGAGATGCGCGGGTTTCTCGGGTAGAGTCTCCGCGCATGCTCCGCCGGGCCGCGCTCGTCCTGACACTCGTCGCCGCGCTCGTGCTCGCGGGCGCCGGCGCCGCCGGCGCCCACGGGCCCGCGCCCGCGCTCTCGGCGGCGGCGCCCGTCGCGCCGGCGCCGGCCGTCTCGCTCACCGCCGCGGCGCCGGTCGCCGGCGCGCCGCTCTGGCCCTGGCTCGCGCCGCTCGCGCTCCTGCCGCTCCTCGGCCGCCGGCGCACACGGAAGGTCCTCGCCACGGCGCTCGCGATCGTCGTCGTCGTCTTCGCCGCCGAGTCGGCCGTGCACTCGATCCACCACGGCCTCGGCGGGGAGCGGAGCGCGGTCTGCCCCGTCGCCTCGGCCGCCACCCACGTCGCCGGCACGGACGTCGAGACCGTCGCCGTCGAAGGGCCGGCGCCGGCGTTCGACCCGGCGGTTCGGGAGTCCGAGCCGCTCGTCTCGAAGCTCCGCCAGCTCGGCCCGCACCAGGGGCGCGCGCCCCCCTCCGCGCTCGCCTAGCCCCGCTTCACCCACAACCACTCAGGAGGGATCATCATGCGACGACTCGTATTCCTGTGCGCGCTCGTCTGGGCGCTCGGGGCGCTCGCCCCGGCCGCCGCGCTCGCCCACGGCCTCGCGGGCAAGCGCTTCTTCCCGGCGACGCTCGCGACCGACGACCCGTTCGTCTCCGACGAGCTGTCGCTGCCGACGATCCAGCGCCTCCGCGTGCCGGGCACGGGCGACAAGCCGCCGACGACGGAGACGGATTTCTCCGCCGACTTCTCGAAGCGCCTGACGCGAGACCTCGGGCTCTCCCTCGGCGGGACGTTCAAGATGCTGGACCCCCATCCGGGAACGTCCGTGACGGGCTTCGACAACCTCGCGGTCGGGGTGAAATACACTTTCTTCAGGAGCGACGCGCGCGAGATGCTCCTGTCGCTCGGCGTGGACTGGGACGTCGGCGGCACGGGCTCGCGCAAGGTCGACGCGGAGGGGTTCGACACCGTCACGCCCGCGCTCTTCTTCGGGAAGGGCTTCGGCGATCTCCCGGACTCGGCCGCGTGGCTCAGGCCCCTGGCCGTGACCGGCGTCCTCGGCTGGGCCGTGCCGTCGCGCGTCCGGACCCAGACGATCACGACGGATCCGGATACCGGCGACGTCGAGGTCGAGCGGGAATTCAACCCCACGGTGTTCAAATGGGGATTCTCGTTCCAGTACAGCCTGCAGTACCTCCAGTCCTTCGTGCGCGACGTGGGGCTCCCGGCGCCGCTCAACCGGATGATCCCGCTGGTCGAGCTGAACCTCCAGACGCCGATCGACGGCCCCCGGGCCCGCTACACGACGGGGACGGTCAATCCCGGGGTAATCTGGTTCGGGAAATACGTGCAATTGGGAATCGAGGCGGTGATTCCGATGAACTCGGCGAGCGGCAAGAACGTGGGCGTGCTGGGCCAGATCCACTTCTTCATCGACGATCTCTTTCCGAAGACGCTGGGCCGCCCGCTCTTCGGCGACTAGCGATGCGGCGCCGCGTGGTCGCGTGGGCTCTGCTCGGGCTCCTCGCGGGGGCGGGCGGGGCCCGCGCCCACGCGTTCCTCGACCGCGCCGAGCCGCGCGTCGGCTCGACCGTCCACGCGGCGCCGGCGCAGGTCCGGCTCTGGTTCACCCAGCGGCTCGAGCCCGCGTTCAGCCGCGTCCGGGTGGTGGGCGAGCGGGGCGAGCGCGTGGACCGCGCGGACGCCGCGGTGGATCCCGACGACGGCATGCTCCTGCGCGTCTCGCTCGCGCGGGTCCCGCCCGGCAGCTACACGGTCATCTGGCGCGTGGTGTCGGTCGACACCCACGTCACCGAGGGGGACTTCACGTTCCGCGTCGCGCCGTGATCCGCGCCATCTTCTTCGACGCGGGCAACACGCTGCTCAGCATGAACTACCCCGTGATCGCCGCGGAGCTCGCGCGGCACGGGGTCGCCGTCACCCCGGAGGCGGTGCGGCGCGCCGAGTGGCGGGCGCGCGTGCGCCTCGACGCGGAGGTGTTCGCACCGTCGCGGCCGGACGTCTCGACGGAGAGCGGCTCGAGCGCGGGGCGTTACGTGCGCCACCTCCTCGCGGAGCTCGAGATCCGCGACGAGGCCGTGGTGCGCGCCGTCGTCGAGTGGCGGCGCGGCTACAATCTCCCCGTCGGGCTCTGGAACCTCCCCGACCCGCACGCGGAGCGGGCGCTCCGGCTCGCGCGGGACCGCGGGCTCCGCGCCGCGGTCGTCTCGAACTCCAACGGCTCGGTGCGCTCGATCCTCGAATCGCTCGGGCTCGCGCGGCACCTCGAATTCGTGATCGACTCCTCCGAGGTCGGGGTGGAGAAGCCCGACCCCCGGATCTTCGGCATGGCGCTCGAGCGCGCGGGCCTCGGTCCCGGCGACGCGGTCTACGTCGGCGACCTCTACTCGGTCGACGTGCGGGGCGCCCGCGCGGCCGGGATGGGTGCGGTCCTCCTGGATCCGGGCGGCCACTGGGGCGCCCGCGACTGCCCGACGGCGCCCGACGCCTTCGGCGCGGTCGAGCTGATTCTCCGTCAGTCCGGCAGCGTGATGAAGGGGTAGCGGCGGAGGACGTCGTAGATCACGCGCTTCATCTCCGCGATCTCGGCGTCTGTCCGCGCCTCGAAGCGCAGCGTGAGGTAGGGGTTCGTGTTGGAGGCGCGCACGAGGCCCCAGCCGCCGCCCGGGAAGAGGACGCGCGCGCCGTCGATGTCGATCGTCTCGTAGCGCTGCTTCAACTCGCGGGCGATCTCCTCGATGGCGCGGAACTTCTCGCCGTCGGGGCACGGCGCCTTCAGCTCGGGCGTGGCGCGGAGGTGCGGTACCGAGGCGAAGAGCCGCGACATCGGCTCGGCGGAGCGCGCCGCGACCTCGATGATCTTGCACGAGGCGAGGATCCCGTCGTCCACGCCGTAGTAGTCCTCGGCGAAGAACATGTGGCCGCTGACCTCGCCGCCCAGCAGGATGCCGTCGTCGCGCATCTTGCGCTTGAGGTGCGAGTGGCCCGTCTTCCACATGACGGGCACGCCGCCGTGCCGCCGGATGTCCTCGACGAGCGACTGCGACGACTTCACGTCGAAGACGATCTTCTCGCCGGGCCGGCGCGCGAGCAGGTCGCGCGCGAGGAGGATCAGGATGAGGTCCGCCTCGTGGCGCTCGCCGCGCTCGTCCACGATGCCGACGCGATCGGCGTCGCCGTCGTACGCGACGCCGAGGTCGGCACCCACCTCGACGACCCGGGCCTGGAGGTCCACCACGTTCTCCGGGTCCTCGGGATCCGGCAGGTGGTTCGGAAAGCTCCCGTCGGATTCGCAGTGGAGCTCGACGACCTCGCAGCCGATGCGGCGCAGCAGCTCGGGGCCGTAGAGCCCCGCGACGCCGTTGCCGGCGTCCACGACGACCTTGAGCCGCCGCGCGGGCTTGACGAGCCGGCCGACCGTCTCGAAGTAGTCGTCGCGCGGGCTCCGCGCCGAGAGCGCGCCGCGGCCGCGCTCGAACTCACCGCGCTCTGCGAGCCCGCGGAGGAGCTGGATCTCCTCCTCGGTGAGCGGCGCGGCGCCCGGGTGGACCAGCTTCACGCCGTTGTACGCGATCGGGTTGTGGCTGCCCGTGACGGTCGCGCCGCCGTCGAGCTTCCAGTGCGCGGTGGCGAAGTAGAGGATGGGCGTGGGCACGAGGCCGACGTCCACCACGTCGAGCCCCGTCGCGAGCGCGCCTTCGATGAAGCCGGTCTTGAGCGGGCCCGACGACAGGCGATTGTCCTGGCCCACCGCGATGCGGCGTCCGCCGTTGCGGCGGATCAGCGTGCCGTACGCCGAGCCGACGAGACGGAAGACGTCCGGGGTGATGTCGCTGCCGACGAGGCCGCGCACGTCGTAGGCGCGGAACACGTGCGGATTCAGCATTGTGCGGTCCTCATCGTTACGTTATCGTGACGGCGCGGGGGGCGCTCGCCTCGGAGGTTATCACGAGATGCCAAAGGAGTTCGTCTTCGTCCACGGCATGAGCCACGGCGCGTGGTGCTGGGAGCTCGTCCAGGCGCGCCTCGAGCGCGCGGGCCACCGCACGCTCGCCGTGGACCTCCCCGGCCACGGCCGCCGGGCCCACGAGTGGCGCCGCGCCTCCGTCGGTGCGTACGCGCGCGCAGTCGCCGGCGCGATGAGCCAGGCGGGCTTCCACCGCGCGGTCGTCGTCGGGCACTCGATGGGCGGGGTCGTGATCCCCAAGGTCGCCGAGGCCGTGCCCGAGCGCGTCGCGCACCTCGTCTTCCTCGCGGCCGTCGTCCTGCCCCACGGCGCCTCGCTGCTCGAGACTCAGGTGGCGCAGCCCGGGCGCGCGCTCCTGCGCGGCCTCGCGGCGGCCGCGGGCGCGGTCCAGTATCCCGCGGCGACGGAGCACGCGCGCTGGATGGGCGACCTCGCGCCCGGCGACCCGCGCGTCGTGGCCGCCCTCACGCGGCTCACGCCGCAGCCCTTCCGGCCGTGGATCGAGCGCGTGGACATGCGCGGCTTCTACGCGATGGCCGTGCCGCGGACCTACGTGCGCTGCCTCCGCGACGCGGCGATCCCCCCGGCGAAGGCGGCCGAGTACGCGGCGCGGCTCGGCGTCCGGCCGGTGGACCTCGACACGGCCCACGGCCCGATGCTCTCCGCGCCCGACGCGCTCGTGAAGATCCTCGTGAAGTGCTGAGTCCCCAGCGAATGGAGCCCCCATGGACGAGAAGGAGCTGAAGGAGCGGACGAAGAAGACGGCCCGCATGCTCTTCCACTCGTGGAAGAGCGAGGTCGGCTACGACTTCTGGAAGAAGTTCGACCCCGAGCTGGCGCGCGAGCTCTCGATGTTCTACACCGGTGTCCTCTACAGCCGCGAGGTCCTCTCGCAGAAGCAGCGCGAGCTCTGCGCCCTCGCCGCGCTGACCGCGCTCCACCGGCCGAACGAGGTGCGCGCCCACATCCACGCGGCGCTCAACGTGGGCGCGACGCGCCGCGAGGTCGCCGAGGTGATCTTCCAGATGGCGACCTATGGCGGGATGCCCGTCGTCGTGGACGCGCTCGAGGTCTACGGCAAGGTCCTCGCCGAGCGCGGCGAGCCGTTCCCCGGCGAGGACGCGACGGCGTGAGCCAGCGGGCCCTCGACGCCGCGGTCGAGGCCGCGCGCGCCGCCGGCGCGATCGCGCTCACGTACTTCCGCCGTGGCGTCGAGGTGACGCTGAAGCCCGACGCGACGCCCGTCACCCGGGCCGACCGCGAGGCCGAGCGCGCGATCGTCGAGATCCTCGGCCGCGCCTTCCCCGACCACGGCGTGCTCGGCGAGGAGTTCGGCGGCCACGGGTCGAAGGAGGTCCGCTGGATCATCGACCCGATCGACGGCACCAAGAACTTCGTCCGCGGCGTCCCGGTCTGGGCCACGCTGATCGGGCTCGAGGAGCGCGGCGAGATCACGGTGGGCGTGATCCACAACCCGGTGAGCGGCGAGCTCTACACCGCGCGGCGCGGCGCGGGCGCGTTCCTGAACGGCGAGCGGATCCGCGTGTCCGAGATCGGGGAGCTCGGCGGCGCGGTGCTCCTCCACGCCGGCCTCAGGCTCTACCGCGAGGCCGGGCTGTGGGAGCCGTTCGTGCGGCTGGTGGACGCGACCGAGCGCCAGCGCGGCTTCGGCGACTACATGGGTTACAGCCTGGTCGCCGAGGGCAAGGCGGAGATCTACCCCGAGCTGGACGTGAAGCCGTGGGACCTGGCGCCCTGCAAGCTTCTCGTCGAGGAGGCGGGCGGCCGCTTCACCGACCTCGAGGGCCATCCCACGATCTACTCGGGCGCGGCGCTCGCGACCAACGGCCGCCTGCACGACGCCGTCCTGGCGCTCCTCCGCCGCTGACGCTCGCGATCCATCCCGGCGCGCTCGGCGACGTCCTCCTCGCGACGCCGGCGCTCCGCGCGCTCCGGGCGGCGGCGCCCGGGGAGCCGCTCGCCCTCGCCGGCCAGCCGCGCATCGCCCGCCTCCTCGCCGCGCTCGGCGTCGTGGACGAGGCGGTGGACTTCGACGCGCTCGGGCTGCACGCGCTCTTTGGTGGCGCGGACCGCGAGGCCGAGTCAGGCGTGGGTGGCCCGACGGAGGCGCGCGTGGCCCCGCTCGCCCGCTTCACCCGCGTGGTCTGCTGGTTCGGCGCGGGCGACGCCGATTTCGTCGCGCGGCTCACGCGGCTCGTGCCCGGCGCGGTCGTCGCGGCGCCGCACGCGGGCGGCCGCACGGTCTGGGAGCATCTCCTCGCGACCGTCGGCGCCCCGCCCGCCGAGGCCGACCGCTACCGCGTGCCGCTCGTCGCGCCGGCCCGCCTCGTCGAGGAGGGCCGGCGGGTCCTCGCACGGGAAGGTTGGGACGGCTCGACGCCGATCGTCCTCGCGCATCCGGGTGCGGGCGGCGTCGCCAAGCGCTGGCCGGCGGAGGGCTTCGCCGCGGCGCTCGAGCGCGTCGCCGCCGTGCGGCGGGTCGAGATCGTCATCCACGACGGGCCCGCGGACCACGAGGCGGCGGCCGAGCTCGCCGCGAGGCTCCGCGCGCCGTCGCGGCGCCTGCGCGAGCCGGCGCTCACGACGCTGGCGGGCGCGCTGGCGGCGGCGGCCGCCTACGTCGGGAACGACTCGGGCGTGAGCCATCTGGCCTCGGCCCTCGGCACGCGCAGCGTCGCGCTCTTCACGCGCGACAAGCTCGACTGGCGGCCGTGGACGCCGGGCGCCGAGCCGCTCGTGGTCGAGACGTCGGCGCTCGCGTCAGGCGACGTGGAGCGGGTGGCCGGGGCCCTGCTCGGGCGCCTCGGCTAGAATCGGTCGGTGGGAAAGCAGCGCGAAGAGAAGGATCTGGGTCGCGCGGTGACCTGCGCCTAGAAGAAGTCTACCGGCGCCGCCGGAGGCTCGGGCTCCTCCGCCGCGTGTTCCAGCGCGTCCGTTCCGTGGAGCTTCTCGATCACGGCATCATCGTCCTGATCGGGAAGCTCTCGAGCTGCGAGGTCGTACCAGAGGTCCATCGACATCGCATCACCTCCAGGGCGCCTTGAGGCCCCTTCCCGGTCATTTACTTCTGACCGCACTTGTAAGGCAGGAGTCGTGCCACGGGTGGTGTTCCGGAAATTCAACAGGTTAGGGAGCGGGTCGGGCGCCAGGAGCAGGGCAGCGTGCCCGGTCACCCGCGGCAAACTGCCCTGCCGGCGCCTCGCGGCCCGGCGTCGTGCGTCAGCGCGCGGGCTTCTTCCAGATGCCGCGGTCGTGCATCAGCTTGATCTGCCGCTTGATGACCTTCTCGCGGTACTCGGCGTGCTTCATCGGCGCGCGCTTGAGGTAGAGGTTCTTCGGGTAGATCGGCTGCTCGTAGAGGATCTGATAGAGCTCGGTGCGGAGGTCCTTCATGTAGTTGTCCCACTGGGCGCGCGCCCGGTGGTCGCGGAGCGCCTCGATGTCGATCGGGCCGGCCACGTACGTCGAGCCCGCGCCGTAGTCCTGGCGGCCGACGATCTGGCCGCGGTAGTTGATGATGAAGCTCCGCCCGCCGAAGGTGTCGATCGGCGTCGTCTCCTCGGGGAAGAGGTAGTACGTCCCCATGTTGGGCGCGACGACGTACATGTTGTTGTCGAGCGCGCGCGCGCGGCTCTGGATCTCGAAGAGCTCGTTGCCCGTCGCCGGGTGCGGGTACGAGGCGCGGTAGACGACCTCGGCGCCGTTCAGCGCGAGGGCCCGCGCGTTCTCCGGGTAGGAGCCCTCGTTCGCCATCATGATGCCGAGCCGGCCGATCTCGGTGTCCACGACGGGCCAGAACGCCTGGAGGTTCCGGCCGTACTTCTCGATCCACCAGTCGTAGATATCGTGCGGGCACACCGAGTGCTCCACCGGAAAGAGCGGCGAGACCTTGTAGTGCTTCAGGATCACCCGGCCCCGCGGGTTCAGGATGAAGCCCACGTTGAAGAAGCGGTCCTTCCAGTCGGGATGGCGCGCCTTCGCCTGCGCTATGACGAAGGCGTTGTACTCCTTCGCGATCCTGCCGAGGAATTCCGTCTCCTCGCCCGGGATGTCGATGGCGCACTCCCGCGCAAAGGTCGCGTGGTCGAGGTCGAGCACCTCGTCGTTGAACGCCTGGAGCGCGCCCTCGGGGAAGGCGATGAGCCGCACGGGAATGTCGAGGGCCGAGAGCCACGACGCTGCCTTCACGAGGTGCGAGAGGTGGTCGAGGTTGAGCTTGATGTCCTTGCGCTTCCGGATCCCGCGCACGGTCGGGATCAGGCCGACGGCGGTGTAGGGCTTGATCATGCGTTCGCTCCTTTGTCGCGGCTAGTTCGGGGCCCGCCCGCGGCGCGCGCGGGAGTGGATCTCGTGGACGCGGCCGTCCTCCAGCGCGATCTCCACCTCGTGGTGCTCGACGCCGCGCGTCTCCCGGTAGAGCAGCGTGCGCCGGCCCGGCGGCGCCACGCGCTCGCGCTCCTCGTCGGGCGTGCCGCAACGGCCGAGGACCTCGGCGTACGTCGTCGAGCCGGGGACGAGGGAGGCGAGCGTCTCGCGCGACGGGACGGTCCCGTTGGTCGCCGCGGCGGCCGTCCGGAGCCGGCGCCGCGCCCGCAGCCGCCGGCGGATGCGTCGGCTCACGTCCTTGCTCAGGATGAGCACGCCCGCGAAATTCGTCACGAGGAGCAGGACGGCGGACACGATGACGGGCCGCCAGTTGATGCGGCCGGTGAAATACGCGAACTGCACCCGAACGCTCTGGGCGGTGATGTCCTCCAACGGGAGCAGCGCGAGCGCCACGACCTCGCCGCCGGCGCGGACGCGGCTCAGGCGCCGAACCGCCGTGGCCGGCGCGATCTCCTCGATCTTGAGGTGGTCCGAATCGGCGAAGTTCGCCACGACCAGCGAGAACTCGCGCGCGAGGTGCACGACGCGGTCGCGGCGCTCGTAGTAGAGCCCGAAGAG
This genomic interval from Candidatus Methylomirabilota bacterium contains the following:
- a CDS encoding nitrilase-related carbon-nitrogen hydrolase, with amino-acid sequence MIKPYTAVGLIPTVRGIRKRKDIKLNLDHLSHLVKAASWLSALDIPVRLIAFPEGALQAFNDEVLDLDHATFARECAIDIPGEETEFLGRIAKEYNAFVIAQAKARHPDWKDRFFNVGFILNPRGRVILKHYKVSPLFPVEHSVCPHDIYDWWIEKYGRNLQAFWPVVDTEIGRLGIMMANEGSYPENARALALNGAEVVYRASYPHPATGNELFEIQSRARALDNNMYVVAPNMGTYYLFPEETTPIDTFGGRSFIINYRGQIVGRQDYGAGSTYVAGPIDIEALRDHRARAQWDNYMKDLRTELYQILYEQPIYPKNLYLKRAPMKHAEYREKVIKRQIKLMHDRGIWKKPAR